Proteins from one Impatiens glandulifera chromosome 2, dImpGla2.1, whole genome shotgun sequence genomic window:
- the LOC124927253 gene encoding rac-like GTP-binding protein RHO1: MSASRFIKCVTVGDGAVGKTCLLISYTSNTFPTDYVPTVFDNFSANVVVNGATVNLGLWDTAGQEDYNRLRPLSYRGADVFLLAFSLISKASYENVSKKWIPELNHYAPGVPIVLVGTKIDLRDDEQFFIDHPGAVPITTAQGEELRKLIESPSYIECSSKSQQNVKGVFDAAIKVVLQPPKQKKKKSKAQKACSIL, encoded by the exons ATGAGCGCGTCCAGATTCATTAAGTGCGTCACCGTCGGTGATGGCGCTGTTGGAAAAACTTGTCTTTTGATTTCTTACACTAGCAACACATTCCCTACG GATTATGTGCCAACTGTATTTGACAATTTTAGTGCAAATGTGGTTGTCAATGGAGCCACGGTCAATCTTGGATTGTGGGATACTGCAG GTCAGGAGGATTACAACAGATTAAGACCCTTGAGTTATCGTGGGGCAGATGTCTTTCTCCTCGCATTCTCTCTAATTAGCAAGGCCAGCTATGAAAATGTTTCCAAAAAG TGGATTCCGGAGTTGAATCACTATGCTCCTGGCGTCCCTATTGTTCTTGTTGGAACTAAAATTG ATCTACGCGATGACGAACAGTTCTTCATTGACCATCCTGGTGCTGTCCCAATTACAACTGCCCAG GGGGAGGAACTAAGGAAGCTTATTGAGTCACCTTCTTACATTGAATGTAGTTCGAAATCTCAAcag AATGTGAAGGGTGTTTTTGATGCTGCGATAAAAGTTGTTCTCCAGCCACCGAaacagaagaagaaaaaatcgAAAGCACAGAAAGCTTGCTCTATATTGTGA
- the LOC124923824 gene encoding L10-interacting MYB domain-containing protein-like — protein sequence MATRVTRSGRQPSKENSDQQLKARWTTTLTKILVDLMVEQVRFGNKQKDTFNRKGWKFINDDFQKRSGLKWSLDQLKTQYDVLKRQHSIMKTLLEQMNFAFDESRGTIRASDEDWEIFIKANPEAETLRTNGCPVYKELCTIFSQTNNTNKDYDLIVKEEIVCPEPLCMIHEPSSESEKQDYGINSKKRVRRGVNQAISEAISEMAAASRHKTTAIEQINNRFSITDCVKALDEVKGIEERLYYAALDLFHKPIARETFLFLRADKRLAWLSRKCSNRSI from the exons ATGGCGACGAGGGTAACGCGGTCTGGAAGGCAGCCTTCTAAAGAGAACTCAGACCAACAATTGAAGGCTAGATGGACGACAACTCTCACAAAGATACTTGTGGATTTAATGGTTGAGCAGGTTCGTTTTGGTAATAAGCAAAAGGACACCTTTAACAGGAAAGGTTGGAAATTTATAAACGATGACTTTCAAAAGAGATCCGGTTTGAAATGGTCTCTAGATCAGCTCAAAACTCAGTACGACGTCTTGAAGAGGCAACACAGTATAATGAAGACTCTTCTAGAGCAAATGAATTTTGCCTTCGACGAATCTAGGGGCACGATCAGGGCCAGCGATGAAGATTGGGAAATATTTATCAAG GCGAATCCGGAAGCTGAGACTTTGAGGACAAACGGGTGCCCAGTTTACAAGGAGTTATGCACGATATTTTCGCAGACGAATaatacaaacaaagattacgaTTTGATAGTGAAGGAAGAGATTGTTTGCCCTGAACCTCTGTGTATGATTCACGAGCCATCTTCGGAATCAGAAAAACAGGATTATGGGATTAACAGTAAAAAGAGAGTGCGGAGAGGAGTTAACCAAGCTATATCAGAGGCTATATCGGAGATGGCGGCTGCTTCTAGGCACAAGACTACGGCGATTGAGCAAATCAACAACAGATTCTCCATAACCGATTGTGTTAAGGCGTTGGATGAGGTTAAAGGCATTGAAGAACGGTTATATTATGCAGCATTGGATCTGTTTCACAAACCTATTGCCAGGGAGACCTTCTTATTTCTTCGGGCCGATAAGCGGTTGGCTTGGCTATCTAGAAAGTGTTCTAATCGCTCTATATAA
- the LOC124923823 gene encoding alpha-mannosidase, which yields MKIFNLSSLVLLLLFSIGSVHGYVKYNTAGRIVDGKLNVHLVPHTHDDVGWLKTIDQYYVGSNNSIQGACVENVLDSVVEALRRDPNRKFIYVEMAFFQRWWLEQSVEIQEEVRRLVDSGQLEFVNGGWCMHDEAATHYVDMIDQTTLGHRAIKDQFNKTPRAGWQIDPFGHSSVQAYLLTAEMGFDSVHFARIDYQDRAKRKGDKSLEVIWRGSNTFGSSSQIFANVFPSHYSPPDGFHFEVDDSFDPVQDNPLLFDYNVEQRVNDFVSAAIDQANVTRTDHIMWTMGDDFEYQYAESWFKQMDKLIHYVNKDGRVNALYSTPTIYTDAKYAANETWPLKIHDFFPYADYTNAYWTGYFTSRPALKRYVRSLSGYYMAVRQLEFLAGRRSAGPNTYELGNALGIAQHHDAVSGTAKQHTTDDYSKRLAIGASEAEVVASLSLSCLLNSSSKGHCQTASPFSLRQCPLLNISYCPPTEEDISDGKSLVVVAYNSLGWNRTEIIKFPVNGTDLVVQDSVGNTVESQYIEMDNVTQNLRNFYTKAYLGMSPELFPRYWILFQVTLPPLGWNTYFISKSGKNGNVGTSSAGFQQNETVEIGPGNLKLSFSSTTGQLKRMFNSRTGVDIPVQQSYLWYGSSSGDTLDSQASGAYIFRPNGAPPSIVSRSVPFKVIQGPLVDEIHQQFSSWIYQVVRLYKDKEHAEVEYTIGPIPIDDSVGKEIITQITANMATNKEFYTDSNGRDFLKRVRDHREDWSLEVHQPVAGNYYPINLGIYTMDKDSELSVLVDRAAGGASIEDGEVELMLHRRMLSDDSRGVGEALDETVCVGDTCEGLRVRGNYYVSINKVGDGAEWRRTFGQEVYSPIILAFTQEKIEDWKASHIVKTTFMDPNYTLPQNVALITLQELEDGSVLLRLAHLYEAEEDGQYSTLAKVELKKIFAAKTIKRVKEMSLSANQEKSQIKKMNWKVEGDKREAGPVRGSPLDPSSLIVELGPMEIRTFLLDL from the exons atgaaaatctttAACCTTTCATCCCTGGTattacttcttcttttttcaattGGTAGTGTTCATGGGTATGTGAAATATAATACTGCTGGACGAATTGTCGATGGAAAATTGAACGTGCACTTGGTTCCCCACACCCATGATGATGTGGGATGGTTGAAGACAATTGATCAATACTATGTTGGATCAAATAACAGCATACAG GGTGCATGTGTTGAGAATGTGTTGGATTCGGTTGTTGAGGCCTTACGTCGAGACCCAAACAGGAAGTTTATTTATGTTGAAATG GCTTTCTTCCAAAGATGGTGGCTGGAACAAAGCGTGGAGATTCAAGAAGAAGTAAGAAGGCTCGTCGATTCAGGCCAGTTGGAATTTGT AAATGGTGGCTGGTGTATGCATGATGAAGCAGCTACCCACTACGTAGACATGATCGATCAGACGACTCTTGGTCATCGTGCGATAAAGgatcaatttaataaaaccCCTCGAGCTGGATGGCAGATTGATCCATTTGGTCACTCATCTGTGCAGGCTTACCTGCTTACTGCTGAG ATGGGATTCGATTCTGTACATTTTGCTAGGATTGATTACCAGGACCGAGCAAAGCGCAAGGGAGATAAATCTCTGGAAGTTATTTGGCGTGGTTCAAACACTTTTGGTTCCTCATCTCAG ATTTTCGCCAATGTTTTTCCTAGTCACTACAGTCCTCCAGATGGATTCCATTTTGAAGTGGATGATTCTTTCGATCCTGTGCAG GATAACCCGCTTTTGTTCGACTACAATGTCGAACAACGTGTCAATGATTTTGTCAGTGCTGCAATTGACCAG GCAAATGTGACCAGAACAGATCATATCATGTGGACAATGGGCGATGATTTTGAGTATCAATATGCCGAGTCGTGGTTCAAGCAAATGGATAAGTTAATTCACTATGTTAACAAG GATGGTCGTGTAAATGCATTGTACTCTACTCCCACGATTTATACAGATGCAAAATATGCTGCGAATGAAACTTGGCCACTGAAAATCCACGACTTTTTCCC ATATGCAGACTACACAAATGCTTATTGGACGGGATATTTTACAAGTCGGCCAGCACTAAAACGATATGTCCGTTCTTTGAGTGGATACTATATG GCAGTTCGGCAACTTGAGTTCTTGGCTGGAAGGAGATCAGCGGGACCCAACACTTATGAACTTGGGAATGCATTAGGAATTGCTCAGCATCATGATGCTGTTAGTGGCACGGCTAAACAACATACGACGGATGATTATTCCAAACGCTTGGCCATTGGAGCTTCTGAG GCTGAAGTTGTGGCAAGTTTGTCATTGTCTTGCCTTCTGAATTCGAGCTCGAAAGGTCATTGCCAGACTGCATCGCCATTCTCACTGCGCCAG TGTCCTTTGCTTAATATAAGCTATTGTCCACCAACTGAGGAAGATATTTCTGATGGGAAGAGTTTG GTGGTTGTGGCATACAACTCCCTTGGATGGAATCGAACCGAGATCATTAAATTTCCG GTCAACGGAACTGATTTAGTTGTACAAGATTCCGTGGGAAATACAGTTGAGTCACAATATATAGAGATGGATAATGTGACACAAAATTTGAGAAACTTCTACACAAAGGCCTATTTGGGGATGTCACCCGAGCTATTTCCGAGATACTGGATTTTGTTTCAGGTGACTTTGCCTCCTCTTGGTTGGAATACCTATTTCATCTCTAAATCAG GTAAAAATGGAAATGTTGGTACGTCATCGGCTGGTTTTCAACAAAACGAGACAGTAGAAATTGGCCCAGGAAACCTGAAACTGTCATTCTCCTCAACAACTGGACAACTTAAAAGGATGTTTAATTCTAGGACTGGG GTTGACATACCGGTTCAACAAAGCTATCTATGGTATGGTTCAAGCAGTGGGGACACATTAGATTCTCAG GCTTCGGGGGCCTACATCTTTCGGCCTAATGGAGCCCCGCCTTCTATTGTTTCTAGATCG GTTCCATTTAAAGTTATCCAAGGGCCTTTAGTTGATGAGATTCATCAGCAATTCAGTTCATGGATTTATCAG GTAGTCAGACTTTATAAAGATAAGGAGCATGCTGAAGTGGAGTATACA ATTGGTCCAATTCCTATTGATGATAGTGTAGGAAAAGAGATCATTACACAGATCACCGCCAATATGGCAACAAACAAGGAGTTTTATACAGACTCCAACGGAAGGGATTTCTTGAAACGG GTTCGAGATCATAGGGAGGATTGGTCACTTGAAGTTCATCAACCAGTTGCAGGAAACTATTATCCT attaatctTGGAATCTACACAATGGACAAGGATTCTGAATTATCCGTGTTGGTTGATCGTGCTGCGGGTGGGGCCAGCATTGAAGATGGAGAAGTGGAGCTAATGCTTCATAG GAGGATGCTTTCCGATGATTCGAGAGGTGTTGGCGAAGCTCTTGATGAAACCGTCTGTGTTGGAGATACTTGTGAAGGGCTTAGg GTTCGAGGAAACTATTATGTGAGCATAAACAAAGTGGGTGACGGGGCAGAGTGGCGTCGAACATTTGGGCAAGAAGTTTATTCACCCATAATTCTTGCATTCACGCAAGAG AAGATTGAAGATTGGAAAGCTTCCCATATTGTGAAGACCACATTCATGGATCCAAACTACACCTTGCCTCAAAATGTTGCCCTCATTACTCTTCAGGAACTGGAAGATGGAAGTGTTCTTCTCCGTTTGGCACATCTCTATGAG GCCGAAGAAGATGGGCAGTATTCTACCTTGGCTAAGGTAGAATTGAAGAAGATTTTTGCTGCAAAAACT ATAAAGAGGGTGAAGGAAATGAGCTTGTCGGCAAACCAGGAGAAGTCACAGATAAAGAAGATGAATTGGAAGGTTGAAGGAGATAAAAGGGAAGCAGGCCCAGTTCGAGGAAGTCCTCTCGACCCATCGTCCCTCATTGTCGAGCTTGGACCCATGGAGATTCGAACTTTCCTTTTGGACTTGTAG
- the LOC124925108 gene encoding uncharacterized protein LOC124925108, producing MPDVGLWLEEINLGSYRQIFKEIGVNEEYLESMSMFTTEQILRFTRRCHMKCGDFITLCKELRRIKVACLKGEQRVRRPWWAPPCLTVVFVKSAKSNRQARVVSLKLEP from the exons ATGCCT GATGTTGGGTTGTGGTTAGAAGAGATAAATTTGGGAAGTTATCGTCAAATATTCAAAGAAATTGGTGTAAATGAGGAATACTTAGAAAGCATGTCAATGTTCACGACAGAACAGATACTTAGGTTTACAAGACGATGTCACATGAAATGTGGTGACTTTATAACCCTTTGCAAGGAACTAAGGCGAATTAAAG TGGCTTGTTTGAAAGGAGAACAAAGGGTACGAAGGCCATGGTGGGCACCTCCTTGTTTGACGGTTGTTTTCGTCAAGTCTGCGAAGAGTAATCGGCAAGCCAGAGTTGTGTCGCTGAAGCTTGAACCTTAA
- the LOC124925706 gene encoding DNA-(apurinic or apyrimidinic site) endonuclease 2, which produces MKIVTYNINGIRPRIAQFGSLLKLLDSLDADIICFQETKISRQDLTTDLVLAQGYECFFSCTRTSDKGRVSYSGVATFCRVKSSFSSNEVALPLAAEEGFTGVLDRSNGEEKTLRRACGLEDFTKDELIKVDSEGRCVITDHGHFVLFNIYGPRAVSDDTDRVQFKKKFYQILQKRWEVLTQQGRRIIVVGDLNIAPTVMDSCHPKPDFEKNEFRTWFRSILVNNGGSFFDVFRTLHPERREAYTQWPQNTGAEEFNYGSRIDHILVAGPCLHEEYEQKHHDIVACHVKDCDILVEFKRCRPGSSPRRKGGRNIKIEGSDHVPVFITMEDFQDVELHNTPTLSARYAPEIRGFQQTIVSVLMKRQMEERRISDNDEMQEGSGSISDEKYAKGCNEGSSGGDSHLEISYSRQDSMSSSLSTGVKTKKPRRSQDKQLSLTSFFQSSSKSVSCSTTKESNTEEEVKIDVNTEKEEKRNVVLQEWQRIHQLMQDSFPLCKVHQEPCVDRIVKKAGPNFGRRFYVCARGEGPASNPESNCGYFKWAASKPKGER; this is translated from the exons ATGAAGATTGTAACCTATAACATTAACGGCATTAGGCCTCGTATCGCTCAGTTTGGTTCCCTCCTTAAGTTACTCGACTCACTCGATGCCGATATCATATGCTTTCAG GAGACCAAAATATCAAGGCAGGATTTAACGACTGATTTAGTCTTGGCTCAAGGTTACGAGTGCTTCTTTTCTTGCACACGCACGTCGGACAAGGGACGCGTCAGCTACTCTG GTGTAGCAACATTTTGTCGTGTCAAGTCATCATTCTCAAGCAATGAAGTGGCTTTGCCGCTTGCAGCTGAGGAAGGGTTTACAGGTGTTCTTGATAGATCAAATGGAGAAGAAAAGACTCTCAGAAGAGCCTGTGGCCTCGAGGATTTCACAAAGGATGAACTCATCAAGGTTGATAGTGAGGGACGGTGTGTAATTACTGATCATGGCCACTTTG TTCTCTTCAACATCTATGGACCTCGAGCAGTTAGTGATGACACAGACAGGGTCCAGTTTAAGAAGAAATTTTACCAAATTCTTCAG AAAAGATGGGAAGTTCTTACGCAGCAAGGAAGGAGGATAATTGTTGTTGGTGATCTTAATATTGCTCCTACTGTCATGGATAGCTGTCATCCCAAACCAGATTTTGAGAAGAACGA GTTCAGGACATGGTTCAGGTCTATTTTGGTGAACAATGGTGGCAGCTTCTTTGATGTTTTCCGAACATTACATCCTGAGAG GAGAGAAGCATACACTCAGTGGCCACAGAACACAGGCGCTGAAGAATTCAATTATGGGTCAAGAATAGACCATATACTTGTAGCTGGGCCATGTTTACACGAGGAATATGAACAGAAACACCATGATATTGTTGCTTGTCACGTTAAAGATTGTGATATTCTTGTGGAGTTTAAAAGATGCAGGCCTGGAAGCTCACCTAG GCGGAAAGGAGGTAGAAACATCAAAATAGAAGGCTCGGATCATGTTCCAGTTTTTATCACTATGGAAGACTTCCAAGATGTCGAGCTGCACAATACTCCCACTTTATCTGCTCGATACGCTCCAGAGATCCGTGGATTCCAACAAACTATTG TCTCAGTACTGATGAAGAGACAGATGGAAGAAAGGCGAATCTCAGACAATGATGAGATGCAAGAAGGTTCTGGTTCAATTTCAGATGAAAAATATGCAAAAGGTTGCAATGAGGGTTCATCTGGTGGAGATTCTCACTTAGAAATATCTTACTCAAGACAGGATAGTATGAGCTCATCATTATCCACCGGAGTAAAGACGAAGAAACCAAGGAGAAGTCAGGATAAGCAACTTTCACTAACATCGTTTTTCCAGAGTAGTTCAAAATCTGTTTCTTGCTCAACCACTAAGGAGAGTAATACAGAGGAGGAAGTAAAAATAGATGTTAATacagagaaggaggagaagaggaaTGTTGTTTTGCAAGAGTGGCAAAGAATTCACCAGCTCATGCAGGACAGTTTCCCATTATGTAAGGTCCATCAAGAACCATGTGTCGACAGGATTGTCAAGAAAGCAGGTCCCAATTTTGGCCGTAGGTTTTATGTCTGCGCCCGTGGGGAG GGTCCTGCTTCTAATCCCGAATCAAATTGCGGTTACTTTAAGTGGGCCGCCTCAAAGCCCAAGGGAGAAAGATGA